One Candidatus Zixiibacteriota bacterium genomic window, AATCACTGACGGGGTCTTTTCCATGGACGGGGATATTGCCAAACTGGATGTTATTTGCGACTTGGCGGAAAAATATGATGCCCTGGTTCTGGTGGATGATTCCCATTCCACCGGATTTGTCGGAAAGACCGGAAGAGGGACGCATGAGCACTGCGGGGTTATGGGCAGGGTCGATTTAATCACCACCACTATGGGTAAAGCTTTGGGAGGAGCTTCAGGCGGATGCGTGAGCGGCAGAAAAGAGCTTATCGATTTGCTTCGCCAGAGAGCCAGACCTTATCTTTTCTCCAACACGGTTCCACCGGTTATAGTCTCTGCTGCCAGCAAAGTCCTGGACCTTATCTCAAAGACCACCGAGAGAAGGGATAAGTTAGAGAAGAACACCCTGTATTTCAGGAAAAAAATGACTGAAGCAGGTTTCGATATAAAAGAGGGGATCCATCCGATTGTTCCCATAATGCTTTATAATGCCAAGCTGGCTTCTGATTTTTCCAAAGACCTGTATTATGAGGGAATCTATGTGATCGGATTTTTCTTCCCGGTTGTTCCTCGTGGGGAAGCCCGGATCAGGGTTCAGATCTCAGCCAACCACGAGATGGAACACTTAAACAAAGCCATTGAAGCCTTCACTAAGATCGGTAAAAAATATGACATCTTAGGAAAGGATAAGAAGGCGATAATAGAAAAATACGGACTTTAAAATGAAATGACGAATACCGAATAACTAATGACGGATAAAACATGTAGGGGCAGGCTCCCACGCCTGCCCTTTCCTTTTCTCCAAATTTTATGTAGAAAATTGTCAACCAACCCCTTGGGTATGGTTGAACCACTTCGACTGACCGTTGGAGAAGTGTAGCGGAAGGCTTCAGCCTTCCATTTTGTAGAGACCTGAAGACCTCCGCTACATTAATTAGGGGTGGCTTTACTTAACTCACAATTGGCTTACCTATAAAATAAAGCTAAAACTTTATACTCCAAATCCAAAAAATAATAAATCAAAAAGAAGTTGACTAATTTAAAATTTTTCCCTAAATTGAGAGCAAGAAGACCAATATAGTCATAGAAGTTATCGTTTACCGTTTATAAGCAAGTTCAAAACTCCACAAGAACGGAGGTCGTAATGGCCTATAGCACATTCAAGGGGCTTTACCAGGCGGAATTAAAGAAAATTAAAGAGGCGGGGTTAAATAAAGAAGAACGTTATATCCTTTCACCCCAAAGGGCAGATGTTGAGGTGGAGTTTCCTCCAGGTGCAGAAAAAAAAGAGGTTGTAATATTCTGTTCTAATAACTATTTGGGCTTAGCTAGTCATCCGGAGCTTATCAAGGCAGCCCAAGAGGGATTGGAAAAATACGGTTTTGGTCTTGCCTGTGTCCGG contains:
- the kbl gene encoding glycine C-acetyltransferase, giving the protein MAYSSKAKEHYQKELNGIQEAGLNKLERYIHSPQGADIKVEFPEGAEEKEVINFCANNYLGLSSHPEVIKAAHQGLDARGYGMSSVRFICGTQDIHRELERKFSEFLGTEDTILFPSCMDANAGVFDVLLDREDAMIADKLVHASIVDGMKLCKAQQYVYKHSNMEHLEEKLKESQENRFRMIITDGVFSMDGDIAKLDVICDLAEKYDALVLVDDSHSTGFVGKTGRGTHEHCGVMGRVDLITTTMGKALGGASGGCVSGRKELIDLLRQRARPYLFSNTVPPVIVSAASKVLDLISKTTERRDKLEKNTLYFRKKMTEAGFDIKEGIHPIVPIMLYNAKLASDFSKDLYYEGIYVIGFFFPVVPRGEARIRVQISANHEMEHLNKAIEAFTKIGKKYDILGKDKKAIIEKYGL